A single genomic interval of Thermodesulfovibrionales bacterium harbors:
- a CDS encoding four helix bundle protein, with translation MFLKKETFGLTSQIRRASLSVATNIVEGFGRRSKTELSRFIDMARGRLAETQYLLEFSKNLGYIRTDISEILSLIEEVSKLLWNFQKGI, from the coding sequence ATTTTCCTAAAAAAAGAGACATTTGGCCTAACTTCACAAATCAGGCGAGCATCATTATCAGTGGCTACAAATATAGTTGAAGGTTTTGGCAGAAGATCAAAAACAGAACTTTCTCGTTTTATTGATATGGCACGTGGCAGACTTGCAGAAACTCAGTATCTTTTAGAATTCTCTAAAAACCTTGGTTATATAAGAACAGACATTTCTGAAATTCTATCTTTAATAGAAGAAGTCAGTAAACTCCTCTGGAATTTCCAAAAAGGTATTTAA
- the rpsT gene encoding 30S ribosomal protein S20: MPAKKPKRNKSAMKRARQAKKREARNKAVKSTIKTLVKKVEASIAASNKEETAKNLKIAIKYIMKAAAKGVIHKNTAARKISKLTKKANTLLLTGQAA; the protein is encoded by the coding sequence ATGCCAGCTAAAAAACCTAAGAGAAATAAGTCTGCAATGAAAAGAGCGAGGCAGGCAAAAAAACGGGAGGCACGTAATAAGGCTGTAAAAAGTACAATAAAAACACTTGTAAAAAAGGTTGAGGCTTCCATAGCAGCCAGTAATAAAGAGGAGACAGCAAAGAATCTAAAAATAGCAATTAAATATATAATGAAGGCTGCAGCAAAGGGTGTAATTCATAAGAATACTGCAGCACGTAAGATATCAAAGCTTACAAAAAAGGCTAATACCCTCCTTCTTACAGGCCAGGCAGCCTGA